A stretch of Mya arenaria isolate MELC-2E11 chromosome 14, ASM2691426v1 DNA encodes these proteins:
- the LOC128216884 gene encoding uncharacterized protein LOC128216884, translating to MNKESVSLSWNMPSTKQLQYFLLEITYHSKRIRVEYALINITSASLKRDEKVTFTCLNVTQDTEKVSVKLWALGSDTRMDGHTLMASGAKYATITLKPVVVSRDYIRRIQHKEGCLCRTKYNIWMEESDTGSSLTAVIRATKGELPQLAVSLLDVSEKKLERSIILDRPKVNQTSISHKFEDLPNAEYRLLINPRCSEPLGYMTSCGLIGASRVESSDTFVIRVPNREINNRQQSNNSQIIQLSTSALKNVNTPDGDDKTDMTGMIRMALIVSAFAVIALLEIAAIIKLSTFFHRAFDSRRMRSYKQLKSGGMSKSFATKSRRSAKIAIVFCPASSEHVSRIRSLQTSLKKRGHIVHIFDETSCQALRVNWIDVGEMIVKTYTDIIFVVSAALTEMCKKEPSGFDCFQLQPENNNISPIENYEYNNGCEPENRQNFLPHRLPVVVLDCLKSANAWRSKNCPYVTAVQLVERGQKGSFVVSDMQTDHPSIFKNKTLCLKFDKRHGIKINRAYTYLLHRLP from the exons ATGAACAAGGAGAGCGTTTCCCTTTCATGGAACATGCCAA GCACAAAACAACTGCAGTATTTCCTGCTGGAAATTACTTACCACTCTAAGAGAATCAGAGTTGAATATGCTCTCATCAACATTACCTCTGCTAGTTTGAAAAGG GACGAAAAGGTAACATTTACCTGTTTAAATGTAACCCAAGATACAGAGAAGGTCTCAGTAAAACTGTGGGCTCTGGGTTCAGACACTAGAATGGACGGACACACGCTCATGGCGTCCGGAGCGAAATACGCGACCATAACATTGAAGCCCGTCGTTGTTTCGCGAG ATTACATTAGACGAATACAACACAAGGAGGGGTGTCTGTGTCGCACAAAGTACAATATATGGATGGAGGAGTCAGACACAGGATCCTCCCTCACTGCAGTAATACGGGCAACCAAGGGTGAATTGCCTCAACTGGCGGTCAGCCTTCTAGACGTATCGGAGAAGAAGCTTGAGAGGTCAATCATACTCGACCGGCCAAAAGTA AACCAAACATCCATATCGCACAAATTTGAGGACCTCCCGAATGCAGAATACCGACTTCTG aTCAATCCTCGCTGTTCTGAGCCATTAGGTTATATGACCTCGTGTGGTCTTATAGGAGCATCGCGGGTAGAATCTTCAGATACATTTGTTATACGCGTCCCCAACAGAGAAATAAACAACC GCCAGCAATCCAATAACTCCCAAATCATACAACTCAGTACATCTGCGCTGAAAAATGTTAATACACCTGATGGTGACGATAAAACCGACATGACTGGAATGATCCGAATGGCCCTCATAGTGTCTGCATTTGCTGTCATCGCATTACTAGAGATAGCCGCAATCATCAAACTGTCCACGT TTTTTCATCGGGCCTTTGATTCACGTCGCATGCGGTCATACAAACAGCTGAAATCGGGAG GCATGTCAAAGTCATTTGCTACGAAGTCCAGGCGATCTGCAAAAATTGCCATAGTCTTTTGTCCGGCGTCTTCAGAACATGTGAGCAGAATACGATCGCTGCAAACGAGCCTAAAGAAACGTGGACACATCGTACACATATTCGATGAAACCAGCTGCCAAGCTCTTCGGGTCAACTGGATAGATGTTGGGGAAATGATTGTGAAAACCTATACTgatataatatttgttgtttctgCTGCTTTGACCGAAATGTGTAAGAAAGAACCTTCCGGTTTCGATTGTTTTCAATTGCAACCggaaaataataacatatcaCCTATTGAGAATTATGAATATAACAACGGGTGTGAGCCGGAAAATAGACAAAACTTCCTTCCGCATCGACTTCCAGTTGTTGTTTTGGATTGTTTGAAATCAGCCAATGCATGGCGGAGTAAAAATTGTCCTTATGTAACCGCTGTGCAACTCGTCGAACGCGGACAAAAGGGAAGTTTTGTTGTTTCGGACATGCAAACTGACCACCCaagcattttcaaaaacaaaactctCTGCCTTAAGTTCGACAAACGACATGGAATAAAGATTAACAGAGCATACACATATTTGCTGCATCGTTTGCCTTAG
- the LOC128217676 gene encoding ras-related protein Rab-43-like, producing MAFHPHSDADETFDYLFKIVLIGDADVGKTCIVQRFKSGTYVEKHASTIGVDFTMKTLQIEGKLVKLQIWDTAGQERFRTITQSYYRSANGVIMAYDITKKTSFDSLPRWLDDVKRYAGQSIVQILIGNKRDQESMRDVNYSEANSFCQHHNMIAHLETSAKENVNVDETFMKLAKELMRRYGGNVSLDKGDSERVKLDSKAVGGGWTGCCSS from the exons ATGGCTTTCCATCCACATTCAGACGCGGATGAGAcgtttgattatttgtttaaaattgtattgattGGTGATGCGGACGTGGGAAAGACGTGTATAGTTCAAAGATTTAAATCTGGCACCTACGTTGAAAAGCATGCTAGCACAATTGGTGttgattttacaatgaaaactctGCAAATCGAAGGAAAACTAGTGAAG CTGCAGATCTGGGATACTGCTGGTCAGGAAAGATTCCGAACAATCACCCAGAGCTACTACCGCAGTGCCAATGGTGTCATCATGGCCTATGACATCACTAAGAAAACCTCATTTGATAGTCTGCCAAGATGGCTAGATGATGTGAAACGTTATGCTGGCCAGAGTATTGTACAGATTTTAATTG GAAATAAGAGAGATCAGGAAAGCATGAGGGACGTAAACTACTCCGAGGCGAACTCATTTTGCCAACACCACAACATGATAGCCCATCTGGAAACTTCAGCAAAGGAAAATGTCAATGTCGATGAAACATTCATGAAACTTGCAAAG GAGTTGATGCGGCGATATGGAGGCAATGTATCTCTGGACAAAGGGGACTCAGAAAGAGTCAAGCTTGACTCAAAAGCTGTTGGAGGGGGCTGGACAGGCTGCTGTTCAAGCTAG